A section of the Oncorhynchus tshawytscha isolate Ot180627B linkage group LG09, Otsh_v2.0, whole genome shotgun sequence genome encodes:
- the LOC112258769 gene encoding transcription factor Sox-10 — translation MSGEEQSLSELEMSPGVSDDGHSLSPGHSSSAAGGGDSPLSGPQPQLTGVSDDALSDVAGGISIKSDEDDDRFPIGIREAVSQVLNGYDWTLVPMPVRVNSSSKSKPHVKRPMNAFMVWAQAARRKLADQYPHLHNAELSKTLGKLWRLLNESDKKPFIEEAERLRKQHKKDYPEYKYQPRRRKNGKPGSGSEADGHSEGEVSHSQSHYKSLHLDVAAHVGGAGSPLADGHHPHTAGQSHSPPTPPTTPKTELQSGKSGDGKREGGGAGSSRGGMGVGAEGGSGSGSGKPHIDFGNVDIGEISHEVMANMEPFDVNEFDQYLPPNGHPGIGQSAGSAAAAGSSASPYAYGISSALAVASGHSAAWLSKQHQQHHASPLGSDPSKAQIKSEAGSGGHFAEASSGGSHVTYTPISLPHYSSAFPSLASRAQFAEYADHQASGSYYAHSSQASGLYSAFSYMGPTQRPLYTAITDPSSMPQSHSPTHWEQPVYTTLSRP, via the exons ATGTCGGGAGAGGAGCAGAGTTTATCTGAGTTAGAAATGAGTCCGGGGGTCTCGGACGACGGTCACTCCTTGTCACCAGGTCACTCCTCCAGTGCAGCAGGCGGAGGAGACTCCCCCCTGTCCGGTCCGCAGCCCCAGCTGACAGGGGTCAGCGACGACGCCCTATCCGATGTAGCTGGCGGGATTTCCATCAAGTCCGATGAAGACGATGATCGCTTTCCCATTGGTATCCGCGAAGCAGTGAGCCAGGTGCTGAACGGCTACGACTGGACTCTCGTGCCAATGCCTGTGCGTGTAAACTCCAGCAGCAAAAGCAAGCCGCACGTGAAAAGGCCTATGAACGCCTTCATGGTGTGGGCACAGGCCGCACGGAGAAAACTGGCAGACCAGTATCCCCACCTCCACAACGCGGAGCTCAGCAAAACCCTCGGGAAACTATGGAG ACTCTTGAATGAGAGTGATAAGAAGCCTTTCATCGAGGAGGCCGAGAGGCTGAGGAAGCAGCACAAGAAGGACTACCCGGAGTACAAGTACCAGCCACGCCGCCGAAAGAATGGCAAACCCGGCTCCGGCTCTGAAGCTGACGGCCACTCTGAGGGTGAGGTCAGCCACAGTCAATCGCACTACAAGAGCCTCCACCTGGACGTGGCTGCCCACGTCGGGGGGGCGGGGTCTCCTCTGGCTGATGGACACCACCCACATACTGCAG GCCagagccacagccctcctacaccacccaccacccccaaGACGGAGCTCCAGTCTGGGAAGTCGGGCGATGGGAAGCGGGAGGGCGGTGGAGCAGGGAGCTCCCGTGGGGGAATGGGGGTAGGAGCGGAGGGTGGCTCTGGATCAGGGTCAGGCAAACCACACATTGATTTCGGAAACGTGGACATCGGTGAGATCAGCCACGAGGTGATGGCCAACATGGAGCCCTTTGATGTGAACGAGTTTGACCAGTACCTGCCACCCAATGGGCACCCGGGGATCGGACAGAGTGCTGGGTCAGCGGCAGCAGCAGGGTCCTCTGCATCTCCCTATGCCTACGGTATCTCCTCTGCCCTGGCCGTGGCCAGTGGACACTCTGCAGCGTGGCTATCCAAGCAGCACCAGCAGCATCATGCCTCACCTCTGGGCTCCGACCCTTCCAAGGCCCAGATTAAGAGTGAGGCCGGCTCGGGGGGACACTTTGCTGAAGCATCCTCAGGGGGTTCCCATGTCACCTACACTCCCATCAGCCTGCCCCACTACAGCTCTGCTTTCCCCTCGCTGGCCTCCAGGGCCCAGTTTGCAGAGTATGCTGACCACCAGGCCTCGGGATCCTACTACGCTCACTCCAGCCAGGCCTCAGGGCTGTACTCTGCCTTCTCCTACATGGGGCCCACGCAGAGGCCCCTGTACACAGCCATTACTGACCCGTCCAGCATGCCACAGTCACACAGCCCCACGCACTGGGAGCAGCCGGTCTACACCACCCTGTCGCGGCCCTGA